The following coding sequences are from one Limnobacter sp. SAORIC-580 window:
- the rfbB gene encoding dTDP-glucose 4,6-dehydratase, with translation MTLLVTGSAGFIGSCYVRQHFEHSVEPVVSLDALTYAGHLSTLGPVLKRPEHTFVHASIGDVDAVRAIFEKHKPRAVLNFAAESHVDRSILGPGEFIETNVVGTYRLLECAREYWNGLQGEATAGFRFLHVSTDEVYGTLKPKDAPFSETNRYEPNSPYSASKAASDHLVRAWHHTYGLPVLTTNCSNNYGPYHFPEKLIPLCIMNALNGKQLPVYGDGQQIRDWLFVEDHTRGIRTVLETGVLGETYNIGGWNEKANLDVVKLICNLLDELQPRADGISYSTQIAFVADRPGHDRRYAIDARKIERELGWKPVETFETGIRKTVQWYLANQAWVAEVTAER, from the coding sequence ATGACTTTACTTGTTACGGGCTCCGCAGGTTTTATCGGTTCATGTTATGTGCGCCAGCATTTTGAGCACAGCGTTGAGCCCGTTGTAAGCCTGGACGCCTTGACTTATGCCGGCCACCTGAGCACCCTGGGCCCGGTATTGAAGCGACCTGAGCACACATTTGTACACGCCTCCATTGGCGATGTAGATGCCGTGCGCGCTATTTTTGAGAAACACAAACCCCGCGCGGTGTTGAACTTTGCCGCAGAAAGCCATGTGGACCGGTCCATTCTTGGGCCGGGCGAATTTATTGAAACCAATGTGGTAGGCACCTACCGTTTGCTGGAATGTGCACGCGAATACTGGAATGGTTTGCAAGGCGAGGCCACGGCTGGTTTTCGGTTTTTGCATGTGAGCACCGATGAGGTATACGGCACGCTGAAACCAAAAGACGCCCCATTTTCTGAAACCAACCGTTACGAACCCAACAGCCCTTACTCGGCCAGCAAAGCAGCCAGCGACCACCTTGTGCGCGCCTGGCACCACACTTATGGCTTGCCCGTCCTAACCACCAATTGCAGCAATAATTACGGACCTTACCACTTTCCGGAAAAGCTGATCCCGCTGTGCATCATGAATGCCTTGAACGGAAAGCAACTGCCGGTGTATGGCGATGGTCAGCAAATTCGCGATTGGCTTTTTGTGGAAGACCACACACGTGGCATACGCACCGTGCTTGAAACCGGTGTGCTGGGCGAAACCTACAACATTGGTGGCTGGAATGAAAAAGCCAACCTCGATGTTGTGAAATTGATTTGCAACTTGCTGGATGAATTGCAACCGCGTGCAGATGGTATTTCTTATTCAACACAAATTGCCTTTGTGGCCGATCGGCCCGGGCATGATCGCCGATACGCCATTGATGCCCGAAAAATTGAACGCGAGTTGGGGTGGAAGCCGGTTGAAACTTTTGAGACAGGCATTCGAAAAACTGTGCAGTGGTATTTGGCAAACCAGGCTTGGGTTGCAGAAGTGACCGCTGAACGGTGA
- a CDS encoding response regulator transcription factor, whose product MKTVLLLDDARSIRSVYAEVIRQAGFDAQTASSAEEGLQYIVDHGTPDLIVTDINMPGISGLEFCKRVRHVAKHTPIIVMSALSDKGMVAEAKTVGVQGWMLKPVEPEYFLNKLRSVLGEIQALSS is encoded by the coding sequence ATGAAAACGGTCTTGTTGCTTGATGATGCGCGCTCCATTCGCAGTGTTTATGCGGAAGTAATCCGTCAAGCCGGGTTTGACGCCCAAACCGCATCCAGTGCCGAAGAAGGGTTGCAATACATTGTCGACCACGGCACCCCCGACCTCATCGTGACTGACATCAATATGCCAGGCATCAGCGGCCTGGAGTTTTGTAAACGGGTGCGGCATGTGGCCAAGCACACGCCAATCATTGTCATGAGCGCCTTGTCTGACAAAGGTATGGTGGCCGAAGCAAAAACCGTAGGTGTTCAAGGCTGGATGTTAAAGCCCGTCGAGCCCGAGTATTTTCTCAACAAGCTGAGGTCAGTTCTAGGCGAGATTCAGGCTTTGTCCAGCTGA
- a CDS encoding Fic family protein, giving the protein MKAGKLKLVAKGIASNLSDTSWPALLARERIRVVSALFPNSVVSFRSAFNGGLPEQGLLYITYTSNRKVQLPGLQIVAVKGPPPQPGDMPMQGRAIYFPSEARCLLENLSPSRGTFKKAVGREAVESRLLTLCTARGEQALATLREAARSLAQALKLPKEFLVLDSLIGSILKTRLSTLTTTQGRALTAALPYDADRLELFEKLAAALRSQPLKQAEEAACTPEAMIHFAFLESYFSNFIEGTEFDIEEARKIVLFGKPMLSRPKDSHDILGVFRQAVTPAWMHQVLASGIPAETQLRKRHWDQMQERPEVEPGEFKLKRNRAGNTEFVEPQLVRGTLVQGSMLLPTIPAGLARALFTMFLVSEIHPFNDGNGRLARLVMNSELSVVGACRIIIPTLFREEYLDCLRELSREGNPIPFISAMQRIQAWTAAFVYDDLDAVIEKMKRCNAFERSLVQHRLLDPQQDLNN; this is encoded by the coding sequence TTGAAAGCCGGAAAACTCAAGCTGGTCGCCAAAGGTATTGCAAGCAATTTGTCGGATACAAGCTGGCCTGCACTACTTGCACGTGAACGAATCAGAGTTGTTTCTGCCCTGTTTCCGAATTCAGTCGTATCGTTTCGCAGCGCTTTTAACGGCGGCTTGCCAGAGCAGGGACTGCTGTACATTACATACACCAGCAACCGAAAAGTACAACTTCCCGGCTTACAAATAGTTGCAGTGAAAGGGCCCCCACCCCAACCCGGTGACATGCCAATGCAAGGGCGGGCAATTTACTTTCCATCAGAGGCGAGGTGCCTGCTGGAAAATCTTTCACCTAGCCGAGGGACTTTCAAAAAAGCTGTTGGGCGCGAGGCGGTCGAATCTCGCTTGTTGACCCTATGCACTGCGCGCGGAGAACAGGCTCTTGCAACACTTCGGGAAGCAGCGCGTTCACTTGCTCAAGCACTGAAGCTGCCGAAGGAGTTCCTTGTTCTTGATTCGCTCATAGGCAGCATTCTAAAAACTCGCCTCTCTACACTGACCACGACCCAAGGGCGCGCACTCACAGCTGCGCTTCCTTACGATGCTGACAGGCTAGAGTTGTTTGAAAAACTGGCTGCTGCGTTGCGATCACAACCCTTGAAACAAGCTGAAGAAGCGGCATGCACGCCCGAAGCAATGATTCACTTTGCTTTTCTTGAATCGTACTTTTCCAATTTCATTGAAGGCACTGAATTTGATATTGAGGAAGCGCGCAAGATTGTACTCTTCGGCAAACCCATGTTGTCTCGCCCCAAAGACTCGCACGATATTCTTGGTGTATTTCGTCAAGCAGTGACCCCGGCCTGGATGCATCAAGTATTGGCCTCAGGCATTCCCGCCGAAACTCAACTTCGCAAACGGCATTGGGATCAAATGCAAGAACGGCCCGAGGTAGAGCCGGGAGAATTCAAGTTAAAGCGCAACCGTGCGGGCAATACCGAATTTGTCGAACCCCAGTTAGTACGCGGCACTCTGGTTCAGGGATCCATGTTGCTGCCCACTATTCCTGCAGGTCTTGCGCGCGCATTATTCACCATGTTTCTTGTGTCAGAAATTCATCCATTCAACGATGGTAATGGTCGCTTGGCAAGATTAGTCATGAACTCTGAATTGTCGGTAGTGGGTGCGTGTCGAATTATTATCCCTACGCTTTTCCGGGAGGAGTATTTAGACTGCCTGCGTGAATTAAGTCGCGAGGGAAATCCGATTCCGTTTATTTCGGCAATGCAGAGAATTCAAGCGTGGACCGCTGCTTTTGTCTACGATGATCTTGATGCAGTGATTGAAAAAATGAAAAGGTGCAACGCATTTGAGCGTTCACTTGTTCAACATCGCCTGCTTGATCCTCAGCAGGATCTCAATAATTGA
- the rfbD gene encoding dTDP-4-dehydrorhamnose reductase produces MGIRVLVLGAQGQLGHTIGQHAKPALMETMDACISYGRDKADLSKPDSLINALKDVRPDVVINAAAYTNVEKAETEIELAHAINAKAVGILAEQCKKQGVALVHYSTDYVFDGKANQPYTETDTTNPLSAYGKSKLEGEKYLKEVGGNWVVFRTGWVYGQRGNNFCRTMIKLAQERDTLKVVDDQTGAPTPANWLAELGLTVAGVVAMHRYKTMGKLAPTFLPDFPSEIPSGEIFHASAAGVTTWFDYACLAIEHAHKQGVVERMPNIERVKTADMNFAAQRPAYSVLDNTKLMNTFRVNPPEWTKGVRNFVLNY; encoded by the coding sequence TTGGGAATTCGCGTACTCGTGCTTGGCGCACAAGGCCAGCTGGGCCATACCATCGGTCAACATGCCAAGCCCGCTTTGATGGAAACCATGGACGCGTGCATCAGCTACGGTCGCGACAAAGCCGACCTGTCCAAACCCGACTCCCTGATCAATGCACTGAAAGACGTACGCCCCGACGTAGTCATCAACGCTGCTGCCTACACCAACGTAGAAAAAGCAGAAACCGAAATTGAACTTGCACACGCCATCAATGCAAAAGCGGTGGGCATTTTGGCCGAGCAATGCAAAAAGCAGGGCGTGGCGCTGGTGCATTACAGCACTGACTATGTATTCGACGGAAAAGCCAACCAGCCCTACACAGAAACCGATACCACCAACCCACTCAGCGCGTATGGAAAATCGAAACTGGAAGGCGAAAAATACCTGAAAGAAGTGGGTGGAAATTGGGTGGTGTTTCGCACGGGTTGGGTGTACGGTCAGCGTGGCAATAACTTTTGCCGAACCATGATCAAGCTGGCGCAAGAGCGAGACACACTGAAGGTGGTTGACGACCAAACTGGTGCGCCCACACCCGCAAACTGGTTGGCTGAATTGGGGTTGACCGTGGCAGGTGTTGTGGCCATGCACCGCTACAAAACCATGGGCAAGTTGGCGCCCACTTTTCTGCCCGATTTTCCTTCGGAAATTCCCAGTGGCGAAATTTTTCACGCCAGTGCGGCAGGGGTAACTACCTGGTTTGACTATGCGTGTTTGGCGATTGAACATGCACACAAGCAAGGCGTTGTTGAGCGCATGCCCAACATTGAACGTGTAAAAACTGCCGACATGAATTTTGCGGCACAACGCCCGGCTTACTCGGTGTTGGACAACACAAAGTTAATGAACACCTTCCGCGTAAACCCACCGGAGTGGACGAAAGGTGTTCGAAATTTTGTGCTCAATTATTGA